A stretch of the Taeniopygia guttata chromosome 3, bTaeGut7.mat, whole genome shotgun sequence genome encodes the following:
- the FOSL2 gene encoding fos-related antigen 2 isoform X1, protein MYQDYPGNFDTSSRGSSGSPGHPETYSSGAAQQKFRVDMPGSGSAFIPTINAITTSQDLQWMVQPTVITSMSSPYSRSHPYSHPLPPLSSVAGHTALQRPGVIKTIGTTVGRRRRDEQLSPEEEEKRRIRRERNKLAAAKCRNRRRELTEKLQAETEELEEEKSVLQKEIAELQKEKEKLEFMLVAHSPVCKISPEERRSPPSSSLQSIRTGASGAVVVKQEPVEEEIPSSSLVLDKAQRSVIKPISIAGGFYGEEALNTPIVVTSTPAITPGSSNLVFTYPNVLDQESPLSPSESCSKAHRRSSSSGDQSSDSLNSPTLLAL, encoded by the exons AAATTTCGAGTAGATATGCCAGGATCAGGCAGTGCTTTTATCCCTACGATCAACGCCATCACCACCAGCCAAGACCTGCAGTGGATGGTCCAGCCCACCGTCATCACCTCCATGTCAAGCCCTTACTCCCGCTCGCACCCCTACAGCCACCCGCTGCCCCCGCTGTCCTCGGTGGCCGGACACACAGCGCTCCAGCGTCCTGGCGTCATCAAAACCATCGGCACCACGGTGGGACGGAGACGGAGAGATGAGCAG CTGTCGcctgaggaagaagagaagcGAAGGATCCGGAGAGAGAGGAACAAGCTGGCAGCTGCTAAGTGTCGTAACAGGCGTCGGGAGCTAACAGAGAAACTCCAGGCG GAAACTGAAGAACTGGaggaggagaagtcagtgctgCAAAAGGAGATTGCTGAGCtccagaaggagaaggagaagctggAGTTTATGCTGGTGGCTCACAGCCCTGTGTGCAAAATCAGCCCTGAGGAACGTCGGAGCCCACCATCTAGCAGCCTCCAGAGCATTCGGACTGGAGCAAGTGGAGCAGTGGTGGTGAAGCAGGAGCCTGTGGAGGAAGAGATCCCATCTTCCTCTTTGGTCCTTGACAAAGCCCAGAGGTCTGTCATTAAGCCCATCAGCATTGCTGGAGGTTTTTATGGGGAGGAGGCACTCAACACTCCCATTGTGGTGACCTCAACACCAGCCATCACTCCTGGCTCTTCCAACTTGGTATTCACCTACCCTAACGTGTTGGATCAGGAgtctcctctctccccttctGAGTCCTGCTCCAAAGCTCAccggaggagcagcagcagtggggaccAGTCCTCAGATTCCTTGAACTCTCCCACCTTGCTGGCGTTGTAA
- the FOSL2 gene encoding fos-related antigen 2 isoform X3 codes for MPEGEKFRVDMPGSGSAFIPTINAITTSQDLQWMVQPTVITSMSSPYSRSHPYSHPLPPLSSVAGHTALQRPGVIKTIGTTVGRRRRDEQLSPEEEEKRRIRRERNKLAAAKCRNRRRELTEKLQAETEELEEEKSVLQKEIAELQKEKEKLEFMLVAHSPVCKISPEERRSPPSSSLQSIRTGASGAVVVKQEPVEEEIPSSSLVLDKAQRSVIKPISIAGGFYGEEALNTPIVVTSTPAITPGSSNLVFTYPNVLDQESPLSPSESCSKAHRRSSSSGDQSSDSLNSPTLLAL; via the exons ATGCCGGAAGGAGAG AAATTTCGAGTAGATATGCCAGGATCAGGCAGTGCTTTTATCCCTACGATCAACGCCATCACCACCAGCCAAGACCTGCAGTGGATGGTCCAGCCCACCGTCATCACCTCCATGTCAAGCCCTTACTCCCGCTCGCACCCCTACAGCCACCCGCTGCCCCCGCTGTCCTCGGTGGCCGGACACACAGCGCTCCAGCGTCCTGGCGTCATCAAAACCATCGGCACCACGGTGGGACGGAGACGGAGAGATGAGCAG CTGTCGcctgaggaagaagagaagcGAAGGATCCGGAGAGAGAGGAACAAGCTGGCAGCTGCTAAGTGTCGTAACAGGCGTCGGGAGCTAACAGAGAAACTCCAGGCG GAAACTGAAGAACTGGaggaggagaagtcagtgctgCAAAAGGAGATTGCTGAGCtccagaaggagaaggagaagctggAGTTTATGCTGGTGGCTCACAGCCCTGTGTGCAAAATCAGCCCTGAGGAACGTCGGAGCCCACCATCTAGCAGCCTCCAGAGCATTCGGACTGGAGCAAGTGGAGCAGTGGTGGTGAAGCAGGAGCCTGTGGAGGAAGAGATCCCATCTTCCTCTTTGGTCCTTGACAAAGCCCAGAGGTCTGTCATTAAGCCCATCAGCATTGCTGGAGGTTTTTATGGGGAGGAGGCACTCAACACTCCCATTGTGGTGACCTCAACACCAGCCATCACTCCTGGCTCTTCCAACTTGGTATTCACCTACCCTAACGTGTTGGATCAGGAgtctcctctctccccttctGAGTCCTGCTCCAAAGCTCAccggaggagcagcagcagtggggaccAGTCCTCAGATTCCTTGAACTCTCCCACCTTGCTGGCGTTGTAA
- the FOSL2 gene encoding fos-related antigen 2 isoform X2 codes for MWGSAAFWHSRADPVQCPSRESEKFRVDMPGSGSAFIPTINAITTSQDLQWMVQPTVITSMSSPYSRSHPYSHPLPPLSSVAGHTALQRPGVIKTIGTTVGRRRRDEQLSPEEEEKRRIRRERNKLAAAKCRNRRRELTEKLQAETEELEEEKSVLQKEIAELQKEKEKLEFMLVAHSPVCKISPEERRSPPSSSLQSIRTGASGAVVVKQEPVEEEIPSSSLVLDKAQRSVIKPISIAGGFYGEEALNTPIVVTSTPAITPGSSNLVFTYPNVLDQESPLSPSESCSKAHRRSSSSGDQSSDSLNSPTLLAL; via the exons ATGTGGGGCTCAGCAGCATTttggcacagcagagctgatcCGGTGCAGTGTCCTAGCAGGGAAAGCGAG AAATTTCGAGTAGATATGCCAGGATCAGGCAGTGCTTTTATCCCTACGATCAACGCCATCACCACCAGCCAAGACCTGCAGTGGATGGTCCAGCCCACCGTCATCACCTCCATGTCAAGCCCTTACTCCCGCTCGCACCCCTACAGCCACCCGCTGCCCCCGCTGTCCTCGGTGGCCGGACACACAGCGCTCCAGCGTCCTGGCGTCATCAAAACCATCGGCACCACGGTGGGACGGAGACGGAGAGATGAGCAG CTGTCGcctgaggaagaagagaagcGAAGGATCCGGAGAGAGAGGAACAAGCTGGCAGCTGCTAAGTGTCGTAACAGGCGTCGGGAGCTAACAGAGAAACTCCAGGCG GAAACTGAAGAACTGGaggaggagaagtcagtgctgCAAAAGGAGATTGCTGAGCtccagaaggagaaggagaagctggAGTTTATGCTGGTGGCTCACAGCCCTGTGTGCAAAATCAGCCCTGAGGAACGTCGGAGCCCACCATCTAGCAGCCTCCAGAGCATTCGGACTGGAGCAAGTGGAGCAGTGGTGGTGAAGCAGGAGCCTGTGGAGGAAGAGATCCCATCTTCCTCTTTGGTCCTTGACAAAGCCCAGAGGTCTGTCATTAAGCCCATCAGCATTGCTGGAGGTTTTTATGGGGAGGAGGCACTCAACACTCCCATTGTGGTGACCTCAACACCAGCCATCACTCCTGGCTCTTCCAACTTGGTATTCACCTACCCTAACGTGTTGGATCAGGAgtctcctctctccccttctGAGTCCTGCTCCAAAGCTCAccggaggagcagcagcagtggggaccAGTCCTCAGATTCCTTGAACTCTCCCACCTTGCTGGCGTTGTAA